Part of the Streptomyces showdoensis genome, TGGCGGCGTACGCGTTCGGGGAGCCGCCGGAGGTCACCGAGCGGATCGCGGCGAGCCGTCGGCTGCACGAGGCGGTGGTGCGGGCGGTCGCCGGGCACTTCACCGCGGCGGGCGCCCGGCTCGCCCCGGTCCGGGCGACCTGCTACCTCTACCCGGACTTCGTTCCGCTCCGGGAGCAACTCTCCCGCGTGCACGGCGTCCGCGGCGGCGACGACGTGGCCCGCTTCCTCAGCGAGCGGCACGGCGTGGGGGTGCTCCCGGCCAGCGCCTTCGGGGAACCCGCCGAGGCGCTGCGGATCCGGGTGGCGACGAGCCGGCTGTACGGCGACACCGACGAGCAGCGGCTGGCCGCGCTCGCGGCACCGGACCCGCTGGCGCTGCCGTGGATCCGGGACTCCGTGGCCTGGGTCGGCGAGGCGGTGGCCTCCCTGGCGACCACGACCGCCCCCTAGGCCGCGTCTGTCGGATCACGCCGGGCCCGCGGCGTCCGGTGCCGCGGGCTGATCCGGCCTGATCCGAAAGACACGACCTGGGCCGTGTCCGGAAAGTCCCGCCCGCTCGCGGCTCCGTCGCCGGGGCGGGCCGGTCGGGCCTCGGCCGCCGTGCGACTCCATTCCTCACTCACATGAACGTTCAGGAGGTCCTTCCCATGTCCCTTCCGACCCCCGCCCTCTTCGAGGCCCTGTACCGCGGCGAGCGCCACGTCGGTTTCGGCACGCCCGGCGAGCCGGACGCCCCGCACACCCTGTACCCGGTGGCCGACGGGCAGCTCGCGGCGGCCTTCGTCGCCACCGACGGCTCGGCGGACGCGATCCGGGCCGCCGTGACCGGGGGCGCGACCCCGGTCACCGTGGCCGCAGACGACCCCGAGCTGCGGCTGCTCCCGCCGCTGCTTCCGACCGCCACCGGAAACGCGCTGCTCAGCGGCTTCATGGGCACCCACCGCAAGAAGTGGGGCGGCGAGACCGCGCCGGAGGGCGGCGAGTTCACACCGCCGAAGTGGTTCTTCAAGGGCTTCGGCGACTGGGTGCGGCTGCCCGGCGAGCCGCTGAACGTGCCCGCGAACCCGGTGGCGCTCATCGAGGAGCCCGAGGTCGCGCTCGTGTACGTCAACGACGCCGACGGCACCCCGCACTACGCGGGCTACACCTTCGGCAACGACCTGTGCGACATCGGCCTGCACCGCAAGGACCCGGGCTACAACCCGTACTGCAAGCTGTGCGACACGGCCCTCGCGCCCTGGCTGTTCCTCGGCGAGCCGCCGCGCTCGGCGAACGGGCGGGTGACCATCACGCGGGACGGCGCGACCGCCTGGGAGGGCAGCTTCGACTGCGGTGGCGACGCCCTGTACTTCCGGGTGAAGGACATGGTGGAGCACCTGTTCTCCTTCCCGGCGGTGCGGCGCCCCGGTCTCGTCAACTACGTGCTGCTCGGCGCGGACGAGGCCAGCTTCCACGACGGGTTCCGGATCGCCGACGGGGACCGGATCGCGATCGACGTGAAGAGCCACGGGATCGCGTTCGAGAACACGGTCACCTACGTCTCGCCCGCCCGCCTTTCGTGACGGGCCGGGCGCGCGTCCCCACCGCGCCGCCCCGGTCCGTGAACAGCTCATGAAACAGCGCCGGTCGGCCTGGGCACTCGTACAGGTGTCCAGGCAGGCTCGTCCCAGCAGACCGGCCCCGTCCCCAGAACCGAGAAGGAGGAGGCACGGTGAAACAGGTGCACCTCGCGGTACAGCTGCCGGCCATCCACAACGTGACCGTCTGGTCGGACCCGCGTTCCGAGAGCCAGATCTCCATCGACTCCTTCATCCGGCTGGCGCAGGCGGCCGAGCGAGGCAAGTTCGACTTCTTCTTCCTCGCCGAGGGGCTGCGGCTGCGCGAGCACAAGGGCGAGGTCTACGACCTGGACGTGGTCGGCCGCCCGGAGAACCTGACGGTGCTCGCGGCCCTCGCGGCCGTCACCGACCGGCTCGGTCTGGCCGGCACCGTGAACGCCACGTTCAACGAGCCCTACGAGGTGGCGCGCAGGCTCGCGAGCCTGGACCTGCTGAGCGGCGGCCGGGCGGCCTGGAACGTGGTCACCAGCTATGACGCCTTCACCGGCGAGAACTTCCGTCGCGGCGGCTTCCTGGACGAGGCGGACCGCTACACGCGGGCCGCCGAGTTCCTGCGCACCGCACGGGAGTTGTGGGACAGCTGGGCGGAGGGCGACGTCCTCGCGGACGCCGCTTCGGGACACTTCGTGCGCGAGGGAGCGGGCCGGTTCGCCCACCGGGGGCGGCACTTCGACATCGAGGGCCGGTTCACCACCCCGCGCGGCCCGCAGGGGCACCCGGTGGTCATCCAGGCCGGTGAGTCGGACGCGGGGCGGGAGTTCGCCGCCTCCGACGCGGACGTGATCTTCAGCAAGTACAGCCGGCTGGAGGAGGCGCGCCCGTTCTACGCGGACGTGAAGTCCCGGCTCGCGAAGTACGGACGCACGCACGGGCAGTTGAAGATCATGCCCACCGCGACGGCGATCGTCGCGGACACGGACGAGGAGGCGGTCGCGTACGCCGACGAGATCACCCGGGCGCAGGTGAGCCCGCAGACGGCGATCGCGCACCTGGAGGGGGTGTGGGGCCGGGACCTGTCCGGCTACGACCCGGACGGCCCGCTGCCCGATGTCGACCCGGAGCCCGAGTCCCTGGTCCTGAAGGGGCACTCGGTGTTCCGCAAGGGCCGCGAGGAGACCGCCCGGCGGTGGCGGAAGCTGGCCGACGAGCGGGGGCTGAGCATCCGCGAGCTGATGATCGAGGTGCACGGCGGCCAGACCTTCGTGGGCAGTCCGCGCACGGTCGCCGACGCCATCGACCACTACGTGCAGAGCGACGGGGCCGACGGCTTCGTCCTCGTACCGCACCTGACGCCCGGCGGCCTGGACGAGGTGGTGGACCGGGTGGTCCCGCTGCTCCAGGAGAAGGGCGTCTTCCGCGAGGAGTACACGGGCACGACGCTCCGCGAACACCTGGGCCTCGGCGCCCCCACGTCCCCCGAGGAGACATCGTGACCCTGCACCTCGCCGTCGCCCTGAACGACGCGGGCTGGCACCCGGCGGCCTGGCGGGCCCCGGACGCCCGCCCGGCGGAGCTGTTCTCGCCCGGCTACTGGGCGGACCTGGTGGCCGAGGCCGAGCGCGGACTGCTCGACTTCGTCACCCTGGAGGACGCCCTGGGCCAGCAGTCCGCGGCCTTCCACCGCCCCGACGACCGCACCGACCAGGTCAGGGGCGGCCTGGACGCGGTCCTGGTGGCGGCCCGGGTGGCCCCGCTGACCTCCCGCATCGGCCTCGTGCCGACGACCAACGTCACCCACACCGAGCCCTTCCACGTCGCGATCGGCATCGCGACCCTCGACCACGCCGCCCGCGGCCGGGCCGGCTGGCGCCCGCAGATCGCCTCCCGCGCCGCGGACGCCCGGCACTTCGGCCGGCGCACCACCCCGCAGCTGACCGACGAGGACGTGCTCTCCGAGGAGCGGATCGCCGCCCGGCTGCGCCCGCTGTTCGCGGAGGCCGCCGACGTGGTCGAGGTGGCGCGGCGGCTGTGGGACAGCTGGGAGGACGACGCGGAGATACGGGACACGGCCACGGGCCGTTTCGTGGACCGCGCCAAGCTGCACGCCGTCGACTTCGAGGGCCCGCTCTTCAGCGTCCGGGGCCCGTCGATCACCCCGCGGTCGCCGCAGGGCCAGCCGCTGGTCGCGAGCCTCGCGCACGCGTCGACGCCGTACGAGTTCGCCGCCCGCGCCTCCGACCTGGTGTTCGTCACCCCCGACGACCCGGCGGACGCCCGCCGCATCCTGGCCGAGGTCGACACCGCGGTCCGCACCGCCGGCCGCGACCTGGCCGCCCGCCCGCTGAAGCGCTTCGCCGACCTGGTGGTCCTGCTGGACGACACCGAGGCGGAGGCGGTCGCCCGCAAGGACCGCCTGGACACCCTGGCCGGCGCCGAACTCGCCTCCGACGCCCACATCTTCACCGGCACCCCGGCCGCGCTCGCCGACCTCCTCCTCGACTGGCGCCCGCTGGGCTTCGACGGCTTCCGGCTCCGGCCCGCGGCCCTCCCCCACGACCTGGAGGCGATCACCCGCGCCCTCGTCCCCGAACTCCGGCGCCGCGGAGCCTTCCGCACGGCCTACACGGAGACGACCCTGCGCGGACACCTCGGCCTGACCCGACCGGTGAGCCGGTACGCGCGGGTGTGAGGAGGGCTCCGGGAGCAGCTCGCGAAGACGCCTACAGGTCACCCCCGCCGGGTGGTACAACAAGTTGGTGATCGGAGCGTCGCGAGCGGCCGTCGACCGGCCGGAGCGGGGGGCGGATACTCCTTGGACAGCACACTGCGTCTCACCCGGGCCGTGCATCAGGACCTCGCGATGGAGGCCCTCACCCTGTGGCTGCCGTCGGCGAGCTTCCTCTTCGAGCCGATGCCCGGCGGGCGCTCGGGGGCCGAGCTGGTCAGCGTCGACATCAGCGGCGACACCGGAGAGCTCCCGGCCGGCACGTACGTCCTGCGGGTCGGCCCGGAGGAGGAAGACCTCGTCCAGACCAACGAACTGGCGGCCCATCAGCTGATCCGGGCCGCCGACCCCGGGTTCGCGGAGCGGCACGTGCCGCGGCTGCTCCGCGTCGCCCAGCAGCGCCGGGACGAGGAACGCGTGGTGGTCTCGCTGCACCAGCTCGCCGGCGGCAGCCTCAGCTGGTACGTCCCGCCGCGCAGCGGCTCGACGGGGCTGCTGCGCTGCGCCGAGACCCTCTCCCGCGAGCTCCTGGACGCCTGGGCCGACCCGAGCGAGATCACCCGGATGCGACCGCGCGACCTGCTCCTGCAGATCGCCGGCGAGCACCGGCTGGCCGAGTGCGAGGCCGCGGTCCCCGCCCTGTTCACCGGCGAGGTCCACCAGGAGGACGGCCACGCCTTCCTCAACCCGCTCACCGTCCTGGGCGAGGCCGAGGACACCGGACTGCCCGTGATGGGCGGCATCTGCCACGGGGACCTCAACACCGGCAACGTCCTGGTGCCCCGGGACGAGGTCGAGGCGGACGACGACGCCTTCTGGATCGTCGACGTGGACCGGGCCCGCCGCTCGGTGGCCGGCTTCGACCTCGCCTACCTGGAGGTCAGCGTCCTGGTGAACATCCTGCCGTCGATCCGCCGGCCCGTGCTCGCCCGGTGCCTGGAGGCGGCGGAGGACAGCGCGGTCAAGTCCGTGCCGGACGACTGCCAGTGGCTCGTGGAGTTCCTGCAGCGGTCGCGCGCCGGGATCCTGGACTGGGTGGCGCGGCAGCCCGGCCGGGTGGACCACCTGCGCCGCCAGTTCATGCTGGTGCGCATGGCCGCCGCCCTGATGTGGGCGCGGCGCTTCCCCTCCGGCGACGAACGCGCCCGGCTCTGCCTCGCCTACGCGGGCTGGTACGCCCTGCGGTACCGCCGGACCTTCGCCACGGCGGACCCCCGGCCGGCCCTCCCCGCGCCCCGGACCGCGCCCGAGGAGGAGCTGCGCGTCCGGGAGGAGCTGTGGGAGTCCTTCTGGGCGACCGTCTCCGGCTTCTCCCCGCAGGCCGCCCGCTGGGTCCTGGTCGCGGAGCAGCTCCCGCGCACGGCCTCCGTCTCCGCGCTCGGACGGATCCCCTGGTCGCTGGTGGTCGACCTCGACCCGGCCTCGGACGGCGACGGCCTGCACCACCGGGCCGGGCCGGTCCTGAGCACCCAGCGCGCGGTGCACCTCTTCACCGAGGACCGCCCGGTGATCGACTACGCGCGCGGCACCGCCTGGCTGCTGAGCGCCGGGTCCGTGCTGCGCCGCGAGCCCTCCCTGGAGGGCCGCCAGTGGGTGATCCGCCGCCTCGACACGGTGCGCCGGCTCACCTCCTCGTTCCACCAGTTCGCCGGGGACACACCGGTGTACGTCGTGGTCCTCGAAGGCGGTACGGAGTCCGCGGCGGGCGCGGGCCGGGACCGGCTGCTGAAGGTCATCGAGACCATGGACGAGATGCTCGAGGGGCAGGCGACCTTCGTCCACGTGGGCCTGGCCGACCTGCGCCCCGACGTGCCCCTCGTGCAGGTGCCGCTGCCCGTGGACGACTTACTGGAACGCCTGACGGCGACGCTGGGCACGAGCGGCGAGTACCTCGACTACTCGGTGCCCGCCCTGGAGAAGGGCACGGCGGCGATCTCGCCGGAGACCATGCAGAAGCTGCGCGAGCACCTGGTGGTCCTGCACGACGGGATCGAGGCGTCCGCGCAGCCCGGCGACCGCAGCGACAACGACGCCTTCTGGCGCGGCGGCCTCATCGGCTGGGACGACCTGGACGCGGGCCGTGACGTGGTCCGCGCCGTCAACGACGCGCTGGTGGCGGCGGTGCGCGACAGCCTCAAGCAGCACCGCACCCGTACCGTGGTCGTCGAACACCAGCCGGGGGCGGGCGGGACCACCGTCGCCCTGCGCGCCGCCTGGGACCTGCACCAGCGGTATCCGGTGGCGGTGCTCCCGCAGGGCGTCCCGGTCGGCCAGGCGCGCGTCCCGCTCATCGCCGACCGGCTGCACCTGCTGTACACGATCACGCAGATGCCGGTGCTGCTGGTCGCCGAGGCGGGCGACCTGAGCGAGGCCTACCGGGAGGGCCTCTACCGCGAGTCGGCGCGGCGCAACACCCCGCTGACCGTGCTCTACGTCAGACGGGGGATCACCCAGGAGAACCGGAGCGGCGCCCTGCAGGTCTCGGAGCCCCTCGACGAGCAGGAGACCGCCGAGTTCCTGGGCCGCTACGCCGCCCTGACGACGGATCGGCACCGGGTCGAGGAACTGCGCCTGCTCGGCACCCCGTCCTACGAGCGCTACCGCACCCCCTTCTTCTACGGACTGATCACCTTCGAGCGGGAGTTCACCAAGCTCTCCGCCTATGTGCGCACCCATCTGGACCACGTGCGCGGCCGGGCCCGCGAGGTCATGCAGTACCTGGCGCTGGCCACGATCTACTCCAACACGGGGCTGCAGCGCGAGCTGGTGCAGAAGCTGATGCGCGTCTCCGCGCCCTCGGCGGAGCTGCACCTCTCGGACGTGCTGGGGCCCGAGGCGGCCCGCCTGGTGGCCGTCCGCAACGGCCGCGTGCGCCTGCAGCACCAGCTCCTGGCCGAGCAGGTGCTGGCGGAACTGCTCAACGACGCCGACTGGAAGCCGCACCTCAAGGATTTGGCGATCGACTTCATCCAGGCGCTGGCGAACACCACCGACGTGTCCTCGGACCCGGTGCGGGTGCTGCTGCGCCAGATGTTCGTCGACCGGCAGGGCGGCACCGCCGAAGGGGTCGAGGACCGGCGCAACTTCGCCCCGCTGATCGAGCAGCTGGACCTCAACTCCGCCCACCAGGTGCTGAAGACCCTCACCGAGTACGTGCCGGACGAGCCGCACTTCTGGAACCACCTGGGGCGGCACCAGATGTACCGGCTCAACCGGGAGCTCGACAAGGCGGAGGAGTACGTCACGCGCGCGGTGGAGCTGGCGGAGGGGGACTTCCTGCACCACCACACCCTGGGGCTGGCGCGCCGCAGCCGGATGCGGCAGGCCCTGCGGGACGCCAAACGGCGCGGGGTGCAGCCGGTGATGGCCGTCGCCGACCGCTGGTTCGCCCAGACCGTCGAGTGCTTCGCCACCGCGCGGAACCTGAACCCGGAGAACATCTACGGCTACGTCACCCACGTCCAGGCCGTCGTCGACGTGGCCAAGGCGATCAAGGACGCGGCGCGGGTCTCCTCGATCGCGGAGCTCAGCTCCGACGCGAGCGAGTGGGTCGCCGAGAACCTGGCCGAGGCCAACTTCCTGCTGAACGAGGCCGCCCAGCTGTACGGGACGCTGGACCACCACGACGACTATCTGGTGCGCTGCCAGGCCGACATCAAGCGCCTGTACGGGGACCTCGACTCGGTGGTCGAGCTGTGGGAGCTGGCCGTGGCCGGCGCCCGCAGCACCCCGATGATGCAACGGGCGCTGGCCCAGGCGTACTACGTGCGCGGCGGCCGCAGCTGGCGGGAGCTCGACCACGCCGAACTCGCCCGCATCGTGGAGCTGGCCCGGCAGAACCTCTCCCGGACGGGCTGCAAGGAGGAGGACTACCGGCTCTGGTTCGAGGCGTACAAGCTCCTGCCCGAGTTCGACATCGACGAGGCCCTCTCCCAACTCCAGCTCTGGGCCGACCGCTTCCCCTCCTGGCGCGCCCACTACTACCGGTACTGCCTCTTCTTCCAGCTCTGGTTCACCGGGCGCAGCAACGACGTGGAGGCCTTCCGCGTGGAGCAGCAGCAGGCCGAGCGGTACGTGGTGGGGCGCTCCAACCGCTCGTACCTGTGGCTGTCCACCGGTCCCGAGTGGTACCCGCTCATCGCCGACAGCGACCTCGGCGAATGGAACCGCCGCGAGATGTTCTGGACCAACACCACCCACCTCCAGCGCGTCAACGGGGTCATCGACTTCATCCGCGGCCCCCAGGCGGGCCGCATCCAGCTCGAGGGCGCGGTCTCGGCGTTCTTCGTGCCGTCCCGGGGCAAGTTCCTGCCGGACGGCGACGACAACAAGCCGGTCAACTTCTTCCTCGGCCTGAGTCCCGAGGGCCCCCGCGCCTGGGACGTCCAGCGGGGCCACCTCCCCCACGCGGTCCGGGCCCGGCAGGCGGTGCCCGTCGCCCCCGCGCCGGCCCTCACCGCCCGGCAGCCGGTGCGGCTGGCCCCGGCCCAGGTCGCGGAGCGGGCCGTCACGCTCGGCAGGCAGCGCAAGCTGGACTTCTGCGTCTCGCTCCTGGAGGCGTGGCAGACGGTCGGCGACACGCCCCGGCTGTCCCGGCTCGCGGAGCGGGTCGCCGCCCGTTTCCGCTACGACGGCGCGGACGTCGCCGGACTCCTGGCGGAGTCGGACCGGCTGTACCTCGAGGCGGACGGCGACGACCCGCTCGTACGCCTGCGGAACGGGAACGGCGGAGCGTCGGCACCGGTGGACCGGCGGCCCTCGGGCGAGAGCTCCGAGCTGGGCCGCATCACCTTCGTCAACGAGGCGGAGGGGCACGGCATCGTCGACATGGTCGACCACGGGTGGGCGCGCTTCACCACCGACGACGTGCGCACCCCGCTCGTCGGCGGCCCGGTCCGCGGGCAGATCATCCGGGCCGTCATGGTCGAGATGGACCGCAACGGCGGCCGCAACGCCCGCGGCCTGGAGCTGTTTCCGGTCACGTCGACCCTGGTGGAGGGGGAGGTCGTGCCGGTGGAGCAGCTCGCCGAGCGCGTGGCGACCGATCTGCGGTACGAGATCGAGGAGCGCCTGTCCCAGGGCATCTCCGAGGTGCCGGCCCGGGAGCTGGAGGAGTGGCTGGAGGAGCGGTTCGCGGGCGGCACCCCGCTGGCGGACCGGCTCGGGCTGCAGGCGCTCGGCCGGCTGTGGGCGAAGCTGGAGTGGGTGAAGCAGCGCGGATCCGCGGGGAACCGGTCGATCGGCCTCGCCACGGGCACGGTGTTCGGCCGCGTCCCGGAACCCCGCAAGGAGTCAGCGGCCGAGAAGCCCCCGCAGGCCCGCCGGAAGGACGAGTTCGGCGAGGCCCTGGCCGCGGCGGTCGCCGAGCTCGAACAGGCCAACGGAGGCATGGCGCCCACCTTCTACAAGGTGAAGAGCGCCCTGATGAAGCGCTTCAAGAAGGACTACGAGCGACTGGTCGTCGGTTCGCTGAAGGGAAGCATCGAGCGCCACCCCGGCTGGACCCTGCGGGAGGTCCGCCCGGGCGTCCACGTGGTCGAACGCTCCGGCGAGACACCCTCCAAGCCGCCGCAGCCCGCTCCCCGCGGCACAGCCTCGTCCTCCTTCGCCACGGTGTTCGCCGAGGCGGTGGACGACCTGCTCGCACAGGGCAGGACCCCCACCCTCCAGACCCTGGGGACCATGCTGCGCACCGGCCTCGGCGAGGCGTACGCGACCGAGGTCGGCGCCTCGCTCAAGCGGCGCATCGAGCGGGAGCCGGGCTGGATCCTGGAGGAGGCCGGCCCCGGGGTGCACGTCCCCCGCCGCTCGGACCGGCCCCCGGCACCCCAGGTACCCGCGCCGGTCCCGGACCTGGACCTGGAGGCGGACGTGAGCGCGGTGATCGCCCAGCTCCTCCCTCGGGGCGGCGAGTCCGATCTGACCGACGTGGGCGAAGCCCTGAGCGCCCGCTGGGGCTCCGATACCTACAAGCGGGTGACGCGCAAGCGGTCCCTCCGCCGGCTGGTCGAGGAGCTCGGGTGGGAGACCCGGGAGACGAGGCCGGGCGACTGGATCGTCTGCGTCCCGAGCAAGGAGGACTGACCCGATGCCCGAGCCCGACACCGCCGCCCTGGCCGCCGTCCTCGAGGCCGCCGCGGACCAGGCCGGCCCCCCGGTCCCGCTCGCCGAACTGTGCCGGCGCGCGGGCCTGAGCGACCCGGCGGCCGAGGCGGCGGCGCCGATGGTGCAGGCGCTGCTGGGCGCGTTCGGCGTCCTGCGCGCGGAGGGGCCCGGCGTCCTGACCGTGCGCCCCGAGGCCCGCTACTTCCTCCGCAGCCTGGCCTCGTACGTACGGGAGGGCCGCTCGCTCCTGGACAACTGGGAGCGCCCGGGCACGGCCGAGCCGCCGTACACCGGCCGCCAGGTGCTGTCCGGGCCGCAGTTCCTCTACCTGGCGGAGGAACGCCGCCTCGCCCTCGACCCGCACGCCGCCCCGCTGCGCCGCTCGGAGGTCGCCCAGGTCGTGGTGAAGACCCGCCTCCGGGGCCGCGGCGGCCGGGCCCACTACCTGCTCCTGTACGACGCCCGCGCCCGGCAGTACCAGCTGCCGGGCGGCCATGTGCGCTCCTCGGACACCGACCTCCGGGCGGCGGCCGTCCGCGAACTGGAGGAGGAGCTCCCCGGCTACACCCACACCCCCGGCAGGGACCGGCTGAAGGAGCTGGGCACGGTCCCGGTCGTCCAGCTCTCCCGCACGGTGGGCGCGGTGACGGAGTACCGCATCACGTTCTTCCAGCTGGAGACGGACGCCCCGGCGATCCCGGTGGGCCCGGGCGCCCGCTGGGTCCCGGAGGACGTCCTCCTCGACCCCACGTCCCTCGTCGACGACGCCACCCTGAACGTCGTCGCCCTGACCCGTCTGGACGACTCCCTCCCCGGCCACCTCCACGGCCTCCCCTGGAGCCTCCCCGCCACCCAGCACCGCTCCCTCCGCGAGGTCCTCCGCGACCGCCCGTGGGAGGTGGCGGGCCTCGTCATCGGCGTCCTGGGGCTGGGCCTCTCCCTGATACCGCTGCTGATGTGACCGTCCTACGGCGACCTCCAGCCCATGGGTGCGGCGGCACGTCATATCGTCGTTCCACAACCACGAGCGGATCGCCGACCGAGGGGGAGCCATGCAGGCCAAGGAGACACTGTTCGCCGATCTCGTTCAGGGGAGGGCGCAGCAGTTCCAGGTGCCCCTGTACCAGCGGACGTACGCCTGGACGGAAAAGCAGCTCAATCAGCTATGGAGCGACGTCCTGGAACAGGCCGAGCTCCTCGAGACCGGGGACAGGGCAAGCACCCATTTCCTCGGCTCCGTCGTCCTCGCACCGTCTCCGCAGAACGAGGCCACCTTTCCCCGCTGGTTGGTGGTAGACGGGCAGCAGCGGCTGACGACGCTGTCCCTCGCCCTCGCGGCGATCCGCGACCACATCGCGGACACGCAGCCCGACGAAGCGGAGCGCATCGACGAGGAGTACCTCGTCAACAAGCGCAAGACCGGCGACGACCACTTCCGGCTCCTCCCGACCCAGGCCGACCGGTCCCAGTTCGCCGCGCACATCCGCGGCCACAAGGAGACCTCCGCCGGCGGCAGCGTCGCCAGCGCGTACAACTTCTTCCGCCGCAAGCTCGTCGCCGCGCACGACCCGGCGGCGCCGCAGGACGTGTTCCGGCTGGAGCAGGCCATCACCTCACGGCTCACTCTCGTGGCGGTGACCGCGGAGCGCGGCGACAACGTCCACCGGATCTTCGAGTCGCTCAACAACACCGGCCTCAAGCTGAGCCAGGCAGACCTGTTGCGCAACTACTTGTTCATGCGCCTGCCCACCCGAGGGGAGCACGTCTACGAGACGTACTGGCTGCCGCTGCAGGCCAGTCTGAGCAACGACGAGCTCGAGCAGCTCATGTGGCTGCAGCTGGTGCTCGACGGGGACGACCGTGTGCGGCGCCAGGACCTGTACACGGCTCAGCAGCACCGTTTCGAGCGCGGGGAGCCGGACGAGGCGGCCATCGAGGCGTACATCAAGGAGTTGCACCGCCACAGTTCCCTCTTCCGCAGGCTGCTGCACCCCGAGGAGGAGCCCGACCGCGCGGTCCGGTCGTACCTGCTCCGGCTTGATGCCTGGCAGGCGCAGGTCACCTATCCGGCGCTGATGCTGCTCCTGGACCGCCGCGAGCGCGGAGAGCTCGAGCCCTCCGAGACGGCCCGCGCTCTGTCGTACGTCGAGAGCTTCCTGGTGCGCAGGATGATCTGCCGACTGCCGACGAACAACCTCAACAGGATCTTCCAGGCCGTGCCGGGACAACTCCCGCGCGATCTGCCGGTGGCCGACGGCCTGCACCAACTCTTGTCCGCCGAGAACCGGTTCTGGCCCGGTGACGACGAGCTGCGCGACAAGATTCGTACGGCGCCCTTCTACCAGTACGGGCGCTGGCATCAGCGCAAGGCTGTACTCCAGCGCCTGGAGGAGAGCCACGAGCACCCCGAGCCGATCGACTTCGCCGCCGCTCAGCTCACGATCGAGCACGTCATTCCGCAGTCGCCCGGCGATGAATGGCTACGCATGCTCGGCGAGGACGCCTCGGACGGGGAGAGCCCGGAGGAGCTCCACACCCGGCTCCACCACACGCTCGGCAACCTGACGCTCACCGCGGTCAACGCCGAGCTCTCCAACCATCCCTTCAAGCGCAAGCAGGACCTCCTCCTGGGCAGCCATTTGGAGATGAACCGTCGCATCGCGGCCACCGAACGCTGGGGCGCGAAGGAGATCTTGGCCCGCGCGGACGAACTCGCCGACCGGGCGATCGGCCTGTGGCCAGCGCCCCTGCGCGGGGTCGGACGCGCCGAGCGCAGCCGCGACTGGCAGCTGGCCCACCAGACCCTCGCGGCGCTCCCCCACGGCACCTGGACGTCCTACGGCGACCTCGCCGCCTTCATCGGCTCCGGCGCCCAAGCCGTCGGCAACCACCTTGCGGACACGCCCGGCGTGAGCAACGCGTATCGGGTCCTCACCGCCGACGGAAAGGTGGCCGACGGCTTCCG contains:
- a CDS encoding GmrSD restriction endonuclease domain-containing protein produces the protein MQAKETLFADLVQGRAQQFQVPLYQRTYAWTEKQLNQLWSDVLEQAELLETGDRASTHFLGSVVLAPSPQNEATFPRWLVVDGQQRLTTLSLALAAIRDHIADTQPDEAERIDEEYLVNKRKTGDDHFRLLPTQADRSQFAAHIRGHKETSAGGSVASAYNFFRRKLVAAHDPAAPQDVFRLEQAITSRLTLVAVTAERGDNVHRIFESLNNTGLKLSQADLLRNYLFMRLPTRGEHVYETYWLPLQASLSNDELEQLMWLQLVLDGDDRVRRQDLYTAQQHRFERGEPDEAAIEAYIKELHRHSSLFRRLLHPEEEPDRAVRSYLLRLDAWQAQVTYPALMLLLDRRERGELEPSETARALSYVESFLVRRMICRLPTNNLNRIFQAVPGQLPRDLPVADGLHQLLSAENRFWPGDDELRDKIRTAPFYQYGRWHQRKAVLQRLEESHEHPEPIDFAAAQLTIEHVIPQSPGDEWLRMLGEDASDGESPEELHTRLHHTLGNLTLTAVNAELSNHPFKRKQDLLLGSHLEMNRRIAATERWGAKEILARADELADRAIGLWPAPLRGVGRAERSRDWQLAHQTLAALPHGTWTSYGDLAAFIGSGAQAVGNHLADTPGVSNAYRVLTADGKVADGFRWASPEAGGDVRTRLTTDGIHFTASGAADPAQRLTADDLAQLIAGTDAEDEGQGTAGPSDTDGRAEATQPEETRAERFLRQLAADDSPDTVDAVHGLFAHWEALGGWIGYGAGRVTTSAFLMLGEAGLPGRGIWPLTLYPGGGRGGTAEVVFQYLTAREPFTDRALRAELLRRLNELEGVAIPEGKLELRPGIRLSLLEDHANLKLLTEALTWFRDRWEKREAS